The following proteins are co-located in the bacterium genome:
- a CDS encoding ABC transporter permease yields MLAMAIRELRRRRLRSLLTAGGIAIGVMALVLLGSLGEKMGRLVAGGRDFAAGQITISGAGAGTATGMMGGGLVSGEQMERVRAEPGVAAVAPIVMFPLSQTPAALPFTLAPMAFGVDLPILLNNRRAPPPRAAAGRLQPEGADEIVIGSQVAAHFGIGVGDTLDVRGQTLRVIGVLEPTFTGPDSFVFLPYPTAQRMLIDGEPLLRRLVMAPGSKVLPIATAAAVFWAEGTDPEELSARLRTDVEGLSVLSPAQAEADIDRALAFLISMIVGSGVVALVVASLAVTNTMFTAVVERRREIGLRRVVGATRRQVVTQLVLEALTLGLAGAGLGLLLGTLAVQGLNAVTSRMGAPVFLLTGRLALAAALAPPLLAALAGLWPAWRAARMPPTDAVRYA; encoded by the coding sequence ATGCTGGCCATGGCGATCCGCGAGCTGCGTCGTCGCCGGCTGCGCAGCCTCCTCACCGCGGGCGGCATCGCGATCGGCGTCATGGCCCTCGTCCTGCTGGGCTCGCTCGGCGAGAAGATGGGGCGGCTCGTCGCCGGCGGGCGCGACTTCGCCGCGGGCCAGATCACGATCAGCGGCGCCGGCGCCGGCACGGCGACCGGCATGATGGGCGGCGGGCTCGTGTCGGGCGAGCAGATGGAGCGGGTGCGGGCGGAGCCCGGCGTCGCCGCGGTGGCGCCCATCGTCATGTTCCCGCTCTCGCAGACCCCCGCCGCGCTGCCCTTCACGCTCGCCCCGATGGCGTTCGGGGTCGATCTGCCCATCCTGCTCAACAACCGGCGCGCGCCGCCGCCGCGCGCGGCCGCCGGCCGGCTCCAGCCGGAAGGGGCCGACGAGATCGTGATCGGCAGCCAGGTCGCGGCACATTTCGGCATCGGCGTCGGCGACACGCTCGACGTGCGCGGGCAGACGCTGCGGGTGATCGGCGTCCTCGAGCCGACCTTCACCGGTCCCGACAGCTTCGTCTTCCTGCCCTACCCGACGGCGCAGCGGATGCTGATCGACGGCGAGCCGCTGCTGCGCCGGCTCGTCATGGCCCCCGGTAGCAAGGTACTGCCCATCGCCACCGCGGCGGCGGTCTTCTGGGCGGAGGGCACCGATCCCGAGGAGCTGTCCGCGCGCCTGCGGACCGACGTCGAGGGCCTCTCGGTACTCTCGCCGGCGCAGGCCGAGGCCGACATCGACCGGGCCCTCGCGTTCCTGATCAGCATGATCGTCGGCAGCGGCGTCGTCGCGCTCGTGGTCGCGTCGCTGGCGGTGACGAACACCATGTTCACCGCCGTCGTCGAGCGGCGGCGCGAGATCGGGCTCCGGCGCGTGGTCGGTGCGACGCGGCGCCAGGTGGTGACCCAGCTCGTGCTCGAGGCGCTGACCCTCGGCCTCGCCGGCGCCGGGCTCGGGCTCCTGCTCGGCACCCTCGCCGTGCAGGGGCTCAACGCCGTCACCTCGCGCATGGGTGCACCGGTCTTCCTCCTCACCGGGCGGCTGGCGTTGGCGGCCGCGCTCGCCCCGCCGCTCCTCGCGGCGTTGGCGGGGCTGTGGCCGGCCTGGCGGGCGGCGCGCATGCCACCGACCGATGCCGTCCGCTACGCCTGA